The Metallibacterium scheffleri region CTGCAGCGCCGAAACAGCATGAAGGAATCTCGACCACTCTCCAGCACAGCCTGCGGACCCTGGGCATCTTAAGCGTGGTCGGCGGCGTGATTGGCGGCCTGTTCAACGCCATCGAGTTTGCAAACCAAACCGCAGCCGGCTTTCTGGTGTTGGGTGAGGCAATCGGCGAGGGGATTGTGTTTTGCGCGTTGTTCTACGCGCTCGCGGCCATCGTGGATGCGTTGCGCATCATCGCCGCCAATGTCACCCCACCCGCGCCTTGAGGTCTTCAGTTGCGCGGTCTCCACCTGCGCGGCAGGCCCGGAGATTTACCGACCAGTACACGCGGGCGCGAGTGACTTCGTGCAGGACTACACGCAGGCGTGAGTGAGTCTGCCGGCAGGGGTCACTTTGCTCTGGCGTGAGTAACTTTTGGAGTAACTCGAAAAACTTCATGTTGGAAAGCGCTTGCATGACAGTGACTTGGACGGTTTGTTCGAGTCCTACTTCGGCCAGTGCGGCGCGGCGCAACGCGCAGTCGAGTGTGCCAATCGTGAGGTGTCGCCCATGGCATCGGCGGATCACCCCACCGCCCTGCATACTGCCCGCAATGGACGAAGTGCCAACATTGCCCGGCAATTCAGATCATTGTATGGGATGTGTGATACAGCCCACGCATTCATGGGGTGGTGCGTAGCCCTGCTATTAGAAAAATGTAAAAAGCGGTAAACTCGGCGACACATGCATTGAGCGCTGTTGCATCGTCCTGAACCCCGCCATGAAGCTGTCCCGCCTGCTCTCGTTGTTGCTGCCTGCCGTGGCACTGGCTGTCGGATTTTCCGCGCCAGCGCTGGCGTTTGGGCGGCCGCTGAGCAATGCGCGCTCGCAGGAAGCTCTGGCCAGTTCACTGTTGCATCGTGTGCCGGCGCAGATCACCGAAATCGCGCCCGGCGTGGTGTTGCCGTTGTGGCGCGGCAACGACGGCAAGCTGCTGGCCATCGTGGCGTCCAGTCCGGCGGGTGACGCAGGTGGTTGGCGTGCGCCCTTGCTTGGCGGCGCACTCAATCTGCGCGCGGTCGATGCCTCACCGCTGCTCACCGAAACGCTGCGTTATCAGTTCGACAACGGCTTGCGCGCCGATGCACGCATCGCGCAACGCAGTTGGCGCGCGCCTGGGTGCGCCGTGGCGCAGGCGGGCATGCGCGACGGGCTGTGCGCGGACGGGCAAACCAATCTGGGCAGCGTGACCACGGCGGAATTCGGCGCCGGCTATGCGCGCGGCCCCGTGGGCATGGCGTTCTCGCTGGGTTTGTCGCGTCCGAGCACTCTCGGCGGGCCGCTGGTTGCGCCCACGCTGGCTCCGCTGTACGGCGGCGCTGGCGTGATGGCTGGCCTGCCCCTGGATTTACTCGGCAGCACCACGCGGTTCAGCGCCAACAGCGACCTCGCCATGGGTGGCTTGCGTTTTGAACTCGGCGCCAGCTACGGCCGCATCAACACCGACGCCACCCTGCTGCCCGGCCTCGATGGCCTGAACGAAAAGTCCCTGCACTTCGGCATCGGCCGCGGCTCCATCACCGGGGTGGTGACCGGTCGCGTGCTCACCCCCGGCAGCGCGTTGGGCAACGGTCTTGATCTGCAGTCCTGGACCACGGTGGACCTCGGCATCACCTGGCGTCTGCCATGGCACGGCGCTTTCAGCGTCGGTGCACAAAACCTGTGGTCGCAGGGTGCACCACCGCCGGGCGCCAACGTGCCCGGTGCTGCCGCGCGGATTCCCTACGTGCAATACCAACAGGATCTCTGAGGCACGCCGTTCCAGGCTCGGGCCGCTGATGCCGGCGGCGAGTTGGCATGCGCGTGGCCTGCGTGCCTCACGCGCTTGCGATCAGATGACGGCTCCGTGGCTTGATCGCGAGCGGGGTCGTGCTCCGCCCGCAAGATTATCTCCAGCCTGTCTGAACTTCGCGCATGGCGCTGCATGCTTGCGTCGTCGGGCTGCGGGGCAGCGCTGGCTGCCACGATGCTTACGGTGGCGAAGTGAAGTGGGTATTCCAACGGGGTTAGAAAGTTGTTAGAGTCGGTCGCACCAGGGTAAGGGTAGGGCCTCCCTAGGCCGTTCAAGGACGAAACCACAATGTCCCGACACACGTCACACCACCGACGTTGGAGAGTTTAATGAACCTCGATACGAACAAGCTTTCATCAGCCGTACGCCTGGCGCTCACGCTGGGCGCGGTTGCCACTGCAGGTGTCGCCGGCAGCGCCATGGCGCAGGACACCACCACCACTCCACCCAGCAGCACCAAGGCAAAAGAACTGCAGACCATCGTGGTTACCGGTTCGCGCATCCGCCGCGTGGACATCGAAACCTCGAACCCGGTCATCTCGATCAGCCGTCAGGCGATCCAGAGCACCGGCAGCCCGACCCTCGGCAGCGTGATCCAGGCGATCCCGGCTAACACCGGCAGTTTTGCCAATCCGCAGACCAACAACGGCGGCGGCACCGGTGCATCCACCGTCAATCTGCGCGGCCTTGGTTCCAACCGCACACTGGTCCTGCTCAACGGCAACCGCATCATCAACAATGATCTGAACTCGATCCCGACCTCCATGGTCGAGAGCGTCGAGGTGCTGAGTGATGGCGCTTCGGCCATTTATGGCGCCGACGCGATCGGCGGCGTGGTCAACATCATCACCCGCAGGAACTACCAGGGCGCAGAGTTCAGCACCGACTACGGCATCTCCGATCACAGCGATGGCGCGCGTCAGGGTTACAGCTTCACCTTCGGCCAGTCTGGCGACAAGGGAAGCATCATGGGCGGCATCCAGTACAACAAGCAGGATGCGATCCTGGCCGGCAACCGCAGTTTCTCCAAGAACTCGGTCTCGCTCACCGGCAGCACCAACACCCCGCCGTATCAGTATGTCGGTGGTTCGACCTTCAACCCGGCCGAGAACATTCAGTTGCCCACCGCCATGCAGAGCACCTTTGGCTGCTCGCGCGTGTCATTGAATCCGGGTGGCAACAGCCAGGTCGTCAGCACCGCCAATTACCACTGCTTTGGCAACAGCGACAAATTCAACTACGCGCCGCTCAACCTGATCATGACCCCGCAGGAGCGCACCTATGCGTGGTTGAGCGGCGACTACCATCTGTCGGACAACGTCGACGCGTACTTGCAGTTCTATCACACCAAGGCATCCTCGGCGTTCCAGCTGGCTCCGGCGCTGCTGGGTTCGCTATACGGCGCTTCGATCTCGGCGCAGAGCTATTACAACCCCTTCGGCGTGGCTTACAACGGTGTCAATGGTCTGGACTTCCGCGCGCGTCTCACCGGCGCGGGCAACCGCTTCGCGCAGTACGGCACGACGACTGACCAGTTGTTCACCGGTTTGAAGGGCAGCCTGCAGCTACTCGGGCACGACTGGGACTGGAACCTGGGCCTGGGCTACGGCCACACCTCGCAGGTGACGATCACCGGCGGCCTGCCCAACGTGCAGACACTGAATCAGGAGATGGGTCCGTCAGGCCTTGATGCAGCCGGCAATGTGGTCTGCGGTGTACCTGTAGCTGGGGTCGTTCCGACCGCCAACATCATCTCGGGCTGTATCCCGCTGAATGGATTCGCCGTGAATGATGGTGCCAATGCTGCGCTGCTCAGGGCGGCTGCGGCCGAGGCCGTGAGCAACGCCTACAGCCTGCAGCGTTACGAGCATTTCGACGCCAACGGCGCCTTGTTCGATCTGCCGGGCGGCACGGTACGTCTGGCCGTCGGTGCGGATTATCGGCAGGAGTATTCCAACAGCATCGTCGACCCGGTCCTGCTGTTGAATCCGGCCACCGGCAACTGCACCCTGGGCAGCCAGTGCAGTGCCAATCTGCAGGGCGGTTACAACGTCAAGGAAGCCTACGGCGAGTTGTTCGTCCCGATCCTCAAGGACCTGCCCTTCGCCAAGTCGCTGAACGTGACCCTGGGTGATCGTTATTCCAAGTACAGCACCTTCGGCAATACCAACAACACCAAACTGGCGTTCGAGTGGCGTCCGATCAACGACCTGCTGCTGCGCGGCACGGTGACCACGGTGTTCCGTGCGCCCACGGTGGGCGATGTGTACGGCTCGCCCGTCAGCAGCGCGCCCAAGCTCAGCAGCGATCCCTGCAACGGCTATACCGGCAGCCCGGTCGATCCGGCCTGCGTCAACGTGCCGACCAATGGCACCTTCGTGAACAACGACGTGGCCACCGGCCAGCAGATCAAGGCGGTCAATTCCGGCTCGGCCTACGCGGGCTTCCCGCTGGGCGCGGAGAAGGGCAAGTCCTTCGACTGGGGCTTGGTGTATGACCCGAGCTGGCTGCCTGGCTTCTCCACCTCGCTGGATTTCTGGCGCGTTTACCTGAACAACACCATCACCAGCGTTGGCGCGCAGACGATCCTGGATCTGTGCTCCGCGGGTCAGACCCAGTATTGCCCGCTGATCACGCGTTTCGGACCCGGCCCCAACCAGGGTCAGATCGCGCAGATCCTGCAGCCCACGGTCAATCTGGGGCGGACGGACACCAGTGGTGTGGACTTCGGTTTCCGTTACAACCTGCCGCAGTTCGACGTGATGGGTGTGGATCCTGGCCACTTCACGGTCGGCCTCAACAGCACCTACCTGTCCAAGTTCGATGTACAGACCGCGCCGGGCCTGCCGGGCAACAGCGTGTACCACATGGCGGGTCACTTCCTGCCGTTTGGTTCCGCGGCACAGGGTGCGTGCCCGACCTCGGTCGGCGGCATCTGCCTGTTCTCGCGCTGGCGTGCGCAGGCCAACATCGGCTGGACGATGGGCCCGTGGGAAGCGTCGTGGCGCATGCGCTACATCGGCAAGTTCCGCCTGGGTTCCACCGATCCGTCGCAGGGCATGAGCGCGATTCCGAGCTTCGCGGCCAACAATCCGCAGGAGCTTGATTTCGGCTCGACCACCTACAACGACGTCTCGCTTGCCTACGAGATCCAGCCGATCAACACCAAGATCCAGGTGGGCATCAACAACGTGTTCAACAAGCAGCCGCCGTTCCTGTATGCGAACAACACGCTGAATGCGAACACGGATCCGGCCGATTTCGACCTGATCGGGCGCTACTACTGGGGTCGCGTGACCGTCAAGTTCTGACGCTACGCTTGCCTTTAGAATCGAGCCGCGCGGCGCGTCCGCGCGGCTCTTTTTTTGCGGGGATACCCATGCAGGATATCGTTCACGCGTTGCGGTCCGGCGACCCGGCGCATGCCGAAGCACTGAGTCGCGAACGCCTGCGCGCTCAACCAGGCGACGAGAATCTGCTGGTGCTGCTCGCGCTAAGCCTGCACCACCAGAGTCGCAATGAAGAAGCCGTGGCCGTGCACCAGCAACTGACGCAATTGTTTCCGGATGCCGGCTTGCATTGGGCCAATCTTGCCGTGGCGTTGCGTCAGAGCGGGCATGTGCCCGAGGCCATCAGCGCCTGCGAGCAAGGTTTGCGGGCCGCGCCCGACGACCCCGAGTTGCTGGCCAGCCTGGGCAGCATGCGCTTGCGCCTGCGCGAGTATGAAACCGCGCGCGATCTGCTGCTGCATGCGCACGCGCTCAAGCCGCAAGCGGCCGACATCGCCATACAGGCTGCGCAGGCCGCGCTCGCCTGCCGCGATTATTTTGCTGAAGATCTGATTCAGGGCTGGCGCGGATGGTTGCCGCTGGCCGATGGTCCCCAGTTCGATCTCGCCTTCGCTCTGATGACCATCGGCGACGCAGCAGCCGCGCAGGAATTGCTGGAGGATCTGGTGGCGCGCGCGCCCGGACATCTTCACGCGATCGCGCTGCTGGCCAGCGTCTATGAGCGTAGCAACCGGCTGCAGGACGCGCGCGTGCTGATCGAGCGCATCAAGCTGCAGGTGCCTGATCCAGCGGGATCGGTGGCGCACGACATCGCACACAGCGAGGCCAGACTGGCCGAGCGTGCCGGTGATTTCACCGGTGCGCGCGCGTTGCTCGATGCGCGTGGCCCGCGCAGCCCCGAGGATTTCGATCACTACTTCGCGCTGGCGCAGGTTTGCGACAAGCTGGATGAGCGCACGGCGGCGCTGCAGGCGCTGCAAACCGCGCATGCGCTGCAGATCGAGGACATGCGCCGCGCCGCGCCACAGCGTTTCCTGCCCGATGCACCGATGTTTCCGGCTGCCAACTACACGCTCAGCAACGAGGACTACACAGCCTGGCCGCAGTTGCGTGCACCGGATACCGCGCAGTCACCAATCTTCATCGTCGGCTTCCCGCGCTCCGGCACGACCCTGCTTGAGCAAATGCTCGACGCACATCCGGCCCTGCAGTCGATGGACGAGCGTCCGTTCTTCAATGTGCTGGGTGATCGGCTGTCCGCTGCAGGGTTGCGCGTGCCGCGTGAGCTGGCGCGCATGCAGCAAAGCGACTGCGATTTGCTGCGCGAGGGTTACTGGGAACTGGTGCGCTCGAAGATTGCGCGCAAGCCGGACACGCAATTGGTCGACAAGAATCCGCTGAACATGCTGTGGCTGCCGCTGATCCACCGGCTGTTTCCCAACGCACGTTACATTCTCGCGTTGCGCGATCCGCGCGATGTGCTGCTGAGCAATTACTTCCAGAACTTTCGTTCGGTAGTGCTGGGCGCGGTGTGCGCCGATGTCGAATCATTGGCGCGCGGCTATGTCACTGCCATGACGTATTGGCTGCACCACGTCGAGCTGTTCAAACCGCAGGTATTCGTGTCGCGTTACGAGACGCTGGTCGCCGAACCGGAATTGCAGGCCAGGCGCCTGGCGGCGTTCCTCGGGCTGATGGATGCGCAGCCCCTGCTCAATTCGCAGGCGCGCGCCCAGGAGAAGGGCTACATCGCCACGCCCAGTTACACCGAGGTCATCCAGCCGATCACGCCGCGCCGGGTCAATCGCTGGCAGCGCTATCGCGAGGCGCTGCAGCCGGCCCTGCCGATCCTCGAGCCGATGTTGCGGCACTGGGGTTACGCTATCGACTAGCGCGAGATGCGTTCGTCGCGCATGCCATCACGCATCAGGAAACATGGCGAGTTCCGGAATCGCTTGCGCATACGCGCGCCAGCGACCAATCGAGCGCGAATAAACGGGTTGTCGCGCCTGCCACAAACTTGCCGTGGCGATACTGCCGGGCGCGGTTGCATCGGGCGAGGATTGCAGCGGATCGATGCCGATCCATGCGCCGAGTGCAGCAATGCACGAGTCGGGTCTGGCGATGAATGTTTCGTAATCCACGCGGTGGATCGCACGCGGATAGCGTTGCTGCCAGTGCGCCATCAATTGTTCGCAGCCATGCATGAAGGCGCGGATCTCGTCGAAATCGAAAGCGTAGCCATGCTGCGCGTCGGCGAAGTCCTGCATCCACAGCGACAGCGCCGTAGCGCGCGCTGCGCGGTGGCAATGCACGATTTTCGCGTGCGGCCACAGGCTCAGGATCAGGTCGAGAAACAGCAGGTTCAAGGGCTGTTTGTCGAGATAGAAGCGTGCCGGCGCGTCATCCTGCAGCAAGTGCGATTGATAGATGTCGGCAAGCTCGTGCAAACGCGACGCGGCGGCGCTGGCAGGGTCGGGCAGTTGCCGCGCCAAGTGTTGCAGCCATGGCAACTCGCCGCGATTGCGCACGCCCGCATGACTCGAAAGACGCGCGGCAACCAGGCTGCTGCCGGAACGTGGAATGCCGACGATGAAGACCGGGGTCCAGTCAGCCGGTCGTGGCATCGGCGCCGGTGCCTGTGCGCACAGACGCGATTGCACCAGTCGCTCCCAATCATCGCGCGACCAGGATCGCAGTTGCCTGCGCAGTGCATTGCCTTCGGAGAACCGTGTGGCCGCCTGCCCGATCTCATCAATATCATCGAAGCCCTTGCCCAGCGCGAACAACAGGGATGCGCGTGCACGTAGCGAAAGATCGCTGCGCGTGAGCGCCTGTTCGAACAACGCGAAATCTGGATGCGATGCCTCGGCATAACGCTGCGCGATGGCCAGCCCGTTGGCGACAAACCATTCGTGGGCCCGCTCGTCATGCGCCACGACCTGCATGAAATGGGCGCGCGCATGGGTAAAGTGCCCGAGCTGGTTGGCCAGGCTTCCGGCCTGCATGTGCAGGCGCGCATCCGTGCAACCGCCAGCGATGGCGTTCTCGCATAAGCGTAGGGCTTCAGTTTTGCGATCGCAGCCATCAAGGATTTCCACTGCTTGGATCAAGACATCGACTGGCTGTGTAGTCGCGGCAAACAGCTGCGATGTCACGCTGGCCGCGGCCCCGGCGCGGCCGGCCTGCGCCAGGGCGCGCGCCAGGGTCAAGGTCGTCGCGGCATCGCCCGGGAAATCGCGCTCGATGGTTTCGAGCGCTGCCGTGGCCAATGCGAGCTGGCCACTTTCGAATAGGACCATGGCAAGTGTGCGGCGTAGATCCAGTGTGTCCGGATACTGCGCGAGCGCGGCCCGCGCGACGTGCCCGGCGAGTGCCGATTGCCGACGCAGGCGCAGCTGTTGAATGCACTGCAGCCACTCGGTTACGGTTGCATCGGCGAGCGCTGCGGTCAGTTGTGCACAGGCCACTTCGCAGGGGAGTGCGTCGATTAGCTCCAGCGCCGAGATCCAGGCTGGGCGTGCTGGCGCGCCTGCAGGCACGCGTGATTCATCCGGTGACATGATGCCGTGGTACGCGCTGTGATGGATGCGATACCGCGGTGATCCGCGGAATTTGAAACCAGGGCAAGGCGGGGCAATGGTCGATGTTGAAAAAATGCTGGCGCGATTCGCGGACGCGATTGCGCGCGCGGACCCCGCCAATCCTTTGCTGGATCTGGTCGGCAGCCTGTCGCCGCTGCCCGTGCAAGTCTGGGCCGCTGTCGCCGACGGGCTGGTACGGCAATCGTGGCCCAAGGCGGCACTTGCCGTTCTGGCCGAGGCCGAGGTGCGTTTCGGCAGGCAGGCACTGATCGAGTTTCATCGCGCCTTAGCCTATCGCGCCATCGGCGACATGGACAATGCGGCTGCCTGCGCGCGGGCGGCCGCGCGCGCGGCACCGCAGTGGCTGCAGCCGGTCTGGTTCGTCGCGGATGGATTGCGCGAGCGCGGACGCACGCATGCAGCGGCATCGATGCTGTGTGATTTCGCCATGCAGCCTGAAATCCTGAAAGATGTCGACACGGTCTGCACCTGCATGAAGTTCATGATCGAATGCGCCGAGTCAGGCTTGGCCCATGCGTTGGGTCGCGCGGCAATGGTGGCGCATCCACATCACCTTCCCCTCATGGAGTTGCTGGCTAAAACGGCGCTGGAGACAGGGCAATTCGATGAGGCGCGAAATTTCTATCGCGACCTCGCGCTTGGTCCGCATGCTGCGCGGGCTCGGCTTGCGGCACTTGGCCTGGCGTTGAGCAAGCGCTTCGACAATGCGGCCGACACGGATATCGCGCTCATCGATGGCATGCTACAGAGGTCGGCTCCCGCCAGCACGAAGGCCAGCGTCCATTTCGCGCGCGCCAAGATCAGTGACGATTTGCGTGATTACCGCGCTGCCGCGGAGCATTTGCGCATCGCCAACGCCGCCGCGCGCGCCGTGCAGCCATGGGATCGCGCGCAGTGGTTGCGTGACAAGGCGCGTGCCTTGCAGGGGCAGTTGCCGCGCAATCGGGCACCTGATCGGGCATGCGTGCCGGTTTTCGTCATCGGCATGCCACGTAGTGGCACCACGCTGTTGTCCGAGTTGATGGCGCGCCACGCCGGCATCGTGTCGCGCGGAGAACTCAACTTCGCCGAGCATATCGATCGCGCCGTCACCGGCACGCCGCGACAGGCATGGGAGGATGCCTTGACTTCCAGTGCCGCCATGTACCGGACGCACATCATCCGGGATGATGCAGCGGCACGGGTTTATATCGACAAAAACCCCATGAACTTTCTGCACCTCGACTGGATCACGGCCGCGCTTCCCGAGGCAAGGATCATTTACTGCGCACGGCACAAAGCCGATGTCGCGCTGTCGCTGTGGTTCCAGTTTTTCGAGAGTCCGGCGACACGCTTCAGCCACGACTTCGCCTGGATCAGGGAAGTCGATGCCGGCTGCGAGGAAATCGTGTCTTACTGGTCCGCACGCGCGAGCATTCTGCGTGTGGCTTACGAGGATCTGGTGCACGATCGGCACGCCGCGATGGTGCGCGTGCTGGCGCACATCGGCTATGACGCCGCTGCGTCCGCGTCCGTGTCTGCTGTCGCGCCGGTGGCGCCGACCGGGCAGATTGCCACCTCGAGTCTGTGGCAAGCGCGCCAGCCGGTGTATGCCAGCTCGATCGGGCGCTACCGGCACTACCTGGAATTCATCCCTGAGCTGAAATCGTTCCTGTAAAGCATCCGCCCGCAGCGGTTGCCGGTGCGGTTTGAGGGTGTTGAATGCATCAGTTACAGTCGCCCATCACCTGATTTGCCAAGCATCGATCCGGATGAATCCAATTTCTGCTGATGGTGCGGGAGCGGTAGCCCGCCTCGTGCAGGCCGCGCAGGCCGCGCTCGCGCGTGGGGTGATGATCGAGGCCGAACGCGCGTATGCCGCGGTGCTGGATATCGAGCCGGCGCATGCGGAGGCGCTGGCCTTCGTGGCCGCTCGCGCGCTGGCCAGCGGGCGCGCGGGTGATGCGCTGAGCCTGTACGCGCGCCTGGTCGCGGCGCAGCCAGGTGATGTGACCGCGCTGACCGGTCTCGGTCAGGCGCAGTTGACCTCCGGCCAGTTTGCCGAGGCGAGCGCATCGTTGAGTGCGGCTCTGGCGCTGGCGCCCGATGCCTTTGTCGCGCGTTTTCATCTGGCGCAGACACTCGAACGCAGTGGCGATGCGCATGGCGCGCTGGTGCACTATTTCCGCGCGATCAGCGAGGCCCAAGGCAGTGGGCGCTGGCTCAACGATGCCACCACGCACCCCTCGCTGCGCGCGCCGTTGCAGCGCGCGATGGCCTACGTCGACAAGGGCCGGCTGGCCCTGTATGACCAGGTACTCGAACCTTTGCGACAGCGTTTCGGGACGTCGGAACTGGCGCGCGTCGAGCAGTGCCTGCGCATTTATCTGCACCTGCAGCCACCGCCGTATCAGGATGCACGCCAGCGGCCGACCTTCTTGTATTTCCCGGGCCT contains the following coding sequences:
- a CDS encoding TonB-dependent receptor plug domain-containing protein codes for the protein MNLDTNKLSSAVRLALTLGAVATAGVAGSAMAQDTTTTPPSSTKAKELQTIVVTGSRIRRVDIETSNPVISISRQAIQSTGSPTLGSVIQAIPANTGSFANPQTNNGGGTGASTVNLRGLGSNRTLVLLNGNRIINNDLNSIPTSMVESVEVLSDGASAIYGADAIGGVVNIITRRNYQGAEFSTDYGISDHSDGARQGYSFTFGQSGDKGSIMGGIQYNKQDAILAGNRSFSKNSVSLTGSTNTPPYQYVGGSTFNPAENIQLPTAMQSTFGCSRVSLNPGGNSQVVSTANYHCFGNSDKFNYAPLNLIMTPQERTYAWLSGDYHLSDNVDAYLQFYHTKASSAFQLAPALLGSLYGASISAQSYYNPFGVAYNGVNGLDFRARLTGAGNRFAQYGTTTDQLFTGLKGSLQLLGHDWDWNLGLGYGHTSQVTITGGLPNVQTLNQEMGPSGLDAAGNVVCGVPVAGVVPTANIISGCIPLNGFAVNDGANAALLRAAAAEAVSNAYSLQRYEHFDANGALFDLPGGTVRLAVGADYRQEYSNSIVDPVLLLNPATGNCTLGSQCSANLQGGYNVKEAYGELFVPILKDLPFAKSLNVTLGDRYSKYSTFGNTNNTKLAFEWRPINDLLLRGTVTTVFRAPTVGDVYGSPVSSAPKLSSDPCNGYTGSPVDPACVNVPTNGTFVNNDVATGQQIKAVNSGSAYAGFPLGAEKGKSFDWGLVYDPSWLPGFSTSLDFWRVYLNNTITSVGAQTILDLCSAGQTQYCPLITRFGPGPNQGQIAQILQPTVNLGRTDTSGVDFGFRYNLPQFDVMGVDPGHFTVGLNSTYLSKFDVQTAPGLPGNSVYHMAGHFLPFGSAAQGACPTSVGGICLFSRWRAQANIGWTMGPWEASWRMRYIGKFRLGSTDPSQGMSAIPSFAANNPQELDFGSTTYNDVSLAYEIQPINTKIQVGINNVFNKQPPFLYANNTLNANTDPADFDLIGRYYWGRVTVKF
- a CDS encoding tetratricopeptide repeat-containing sulfotransferase family protein gives rise to the protein MQDIVHALRSGDPAHAEALSRERLRAQPGDENLLVLLALSLHHQSRNEEAVAVHQQLTQLFPDAGLHWANLAVALRQSGHVPEAISACEQGLRAAPDDPELLASLGSMRLRLREYETARDLLLHAHALKPQAADIAIQAAQAALACRDYFAEDLIQGWRGWLPLADGPQFDLAFALMTIGDAAAAQELLEDLVARAPGHLHAIALLASVYERSNRLQDARVLIERIKLQVPDPAGSVAHDIAHSEARLAERAGDFTGARALLDARGPRSPEDFDHYFALAQVCDKLDERTAALQALQTAHALQIEDMRRAAPQRFLPDAPMFPAANYTLSNEDYTAWPQLRAPDTAQSPIFIVGFPRSGTTLLEQMLDAHPALQSMDERPFFNVLGDRLSAAGLRVPRELARMQQSDCDLLREGYWELVRSKIARKPDTQLVDKNPLNMLWLPLIHRLFPNARYILALRDPRDVLLSNYFQNFRSVVLGAVCADVESLARGYVTAMTYWLHHVELFKPQVFVSRYETLVAEPELQARRLAAFLGLMDAQPLLNSQARAQEKGYIATPSYTEVIQPITPRRVNRWQRYREALQPALPILEPMLRHWGYAID
- a CDS encoding tetratricopeptide repeat-containing sulfotransferase family protein: MVLFESGQLALATAALETIERDFPGDAATTLTLARALAQAGRAGAAASVTSQLFAATTQPVDVLIQAVEILDGCDRKTEALRLCENAIAGGCTDARLHMQAGSLANQLGHFTHARAHFMQVVAHDERAHEWFVANGLAIAQRYAEASHPDFALFEQALTRSDLSLRARASLLFALGKGFDDIDEIGQAATRFSEGNALRRQLRSWSRDDWERLVQSRLCAQAPAPMPRPADWTPVFIVGIPRSGSSLVAARLSSHAGVRNRGELPWLQHLARQLPDPASAAASRLHELADIYQSHLLQDDAPARFYLDKQPLNLLFLDLILSLWPHAKIVHCHRAARATALSLWMQDFADAQHGYAFDFDEIRAFMHGCEQLMAHWQQRYPRAIHRVDYETFIARPDSCIAALGAWIGIDPLQSSPDATAPGSIATASLWQARQPVYSRSIGRWRAYAQAIPELAMFPDA
- a CDS encoding sulfotransferase family protein — translated: MVDVEKMLARFADAIARADPANPLLDLVGSLSPLPVQVWAAVADGLVRQSWPKAALAVLAEAEVRFGRQALIEFHRALAYRAIGDMDNAAACARAAARAAPQWLQPVWFVADGLRERGRTHAAASMLCDFAMQPEILKDVDTVCTCMKFMIECAESGLAHALGRAAMVAHPHHLPLMELLAKTALETGQFDEARNFYRDLALGPHAARARLAALGLALSKRFDNAADTDIALIDGMLQRSAPASTKASVHFARAKISDDLRDYRAAAEHLRIANAAARAVQPWDRAQWLRDKARALQGQLPRNRAPDRACVPVFVIGMPRSGTTLLSELMARHAGIVSRGELNFAEHIDRAVTGTPRQAWEDALTSSAAMYRTHIIRDDAAARVYIDKNPMNFLHLDWITAALPEARIIYCARHKADVALSLWFQFFESPATRFSHDFAWIREVDAGCEEIVSYWSARASILRVAYEDLVHDRHAAMVRVLAHIGYDAAASASVSAVAPVAPTGQIATSSLWQARQPVYASSIGRYRHYLEFIPELKSFL
- a CDS encoding aspartyl/asparaginyl beta-hydroxylase domain-containing protein, which produces MNPISADGAGAVARLVQAAQAALARGVMIEAERAYAAVLDIEPAHAEALAFVAARALASGRAGDALSLYARLVAAQPGDVTALTGLGQAQLTSGQFAEASASLSAALALAPDAFVARFHLAQTLERSGDAHGALVHYFRAISEAQGSGRWLNDATTHPSLRAPLQRAMAYVDKGRLALYDQVLEPLRQRFGTSELARVEQCLRIYLHLQPPPYQDARQRPTFLYFPGLPTAPYLPKAAMRWLDRLEASTSVIREEMLRVLDEQRGFEPFLRFHKTEEARNYLTGKDGTGHWNAYFFYRHGERYADNSEQCPRTFAALEAAPLLRIREHAPEICFSLLTPGSHILPHRGVTNTRTVVHLPLLVPADCALNVGGELHAWREGEAVAFDDTYEHEAWNRSEHNRVIVLMDAWNPHLTDAERLAIGDLVIAIGEFGKAAGQELNLA